In one Balaenoptera ricei isolate mBalRic1 chromosome 20, mBalRic1.hap2, whole genome shotgun sequence genomic region, the following are encoded:
- the DDX5 gene encoding probable ATP-dependent RNA helicase DDX5 isoform X2, producing the protein MLEDGWFGAPRFGGSRAGPLSGKKFGNPGEKLVKKKWNLDELPKFEKNFYQEHPDLARRTAQEVETYRRSKEITVRGHNCPKPVLNFYEANFPANVMDVIARQNFTEPTAIQAQGWPVALSGLDMVGVAQTGSGKTLSYLLPAIVHINHQPFLERGDGPICLVLAPTRELAQQVQQVAAEYCRACRLKSTCIYGGAPKGPQIRDLERGVEICIATPGRLIDFLECGKTNLRRTTYLVLDEADRMLDMGFEPQIRKIVDQIRPDRQTLMWSATWPKEVRQLAEDFLKDYIHINIGALELSANHNILQIVDVCHDVEKDEKLIRLMEEIMSEKENKTIVFVETKRRCDELTRKMRRDGWPAMGIHGDKSQQERDWVLNEFKHGKAPILIATDVASRGLDVEDVKFVINYDYPNSSEDYIHRIGRTARSTKTGTAYTFFTPNNIKQVSDLISVLREANQAINPKLLQLVEDRGSGRSRGRGGMKDDRRDRYSAGKRGGFNTFRDRENYDRGYSSLLKRDFGAKTQNGVYSAANYTNGSFGSNFVSAGIQTSFRTGNPTGTYQNGYDSTQQYGSNVPNMHNGMNQQAYAYPATAAAPMIGYPMPTGYSQ; encoded by the exons ATGCTTGAGGACGGCTG gtttgGTGCCCCTCGATTTGGAGGAAGTAGGGCAGGGCCCTTATCTGGAAAGAAGTTTGGAAACCCTGGGGAGAAACTGGTTAAAAAGAAGTGGAATCTTGATGAGCTGCCCAAATTTGAGAAGAATTTTTATCAGGAACACCCTGATTTGGCTAGGCGTACAGCA CAAGAGGTAGAGACATACAGAAGAAGCAAGGAAATTACAGTCAGAGGTCACAACTGTCCAAAGCCAGTACTGAATTTTTATGAAGCGAACTTCCCTG CAAACGTCATGGATGTGATTGCAAGGCAGAACTTTACTGAACCTACAGCTATTCAAGCTCAGGGATGGCCAGTTGCTCTAAGTGGATTGGATATGGTTGGGGTAGCACAAACTGGATCTGGGAAGACATTGTCT TATTTGCTGCCTGCCATTGTCCACATCAATCATCAGCCATTTCTAGAGAGAGGTGATGGGCCTATT TGCTTGGTGCTGGCACCAACTCGGGAACTGGCCCAACAGGTACAGCAAGTAGCTGCTGAATACTGTAGAGCATGTCGCTTGAAGTCCACTTGTATTTATGGTGGTGCTCCCAAGGGACCACAGATACGTGATTTGGAGAGAG GTGTGGAGATCTGTATTGCAACACCTGGAAGACTGATTGACTTCTTAGAATGTGGGAAAACCAATCTAAGAAGAACCACCTACCTTGTCCTTGATGAAGCAGATAGAATGCTTGATATGGGATTCGAACCCCAAATAAGGAAGATTGTGGATCAGATAAGA CCTGATAGGCAAACCCTAATGTGGAGTGCTACTTGGCCAAAAGAAGTAAGACAGCTTGCTGAAGATTTCTTGAAAGACTATATTCATATAAACATTGGTGCACTAGAACTGAGTGCAAATCACAACATTCTTCAGATTGTGGATGTGTGTCATGACGTAGAAAAGGATGAAAA gCTTATTCGTTTAATGGAAGAGATCATGAGTGAGAAGGAGAATAAAACCATTGTTTTCGTTGAAACCAAAAGAAGATGTGATGAACTCACTAGAAAAATGAGGAGAGATGG GTGGCCTGCCATGGGTATCCATGGTGACAAGAGTCAGCAGGAGCGTGACTGGGTTCTAAATG aaTTCAAACATGGAAAGGCTCCTATTCTGATTGCTACAGATGTGGCCTCCAGAGGGCTAG ATGTGGAAGATGTGAAATTTGTCATCAATTATGACTACCCTAACTCCTCAGAGGATTATATTCATCGAATTGGAAGAACTGCTCGCAGTACCAAAACAGGCACAGCATACACTTTCTTTACACCTAATAACATAAAGCAAGTGAGCGACCTTATCTCTGTGCTTCGTGAAGCTAATCAAGCAATTAATCCCAAATTGCTTCAGTTGGTCGAAGACAGAGGTTCAG GTCGTTCCAGGGGTAGAGGAGGCATGAAGGATGACCGTCGGGACAGATACTCTGCGGGCAAAAGGGGTGGATTTAATACATTTAGAGACAGGGAAAATTATGACCGAGGTTACTCTAGTCTGCTTAAGAGAGATTTTGGGGCAAAAACTCAAAATGGTGTTTACAGTGCTGCAAATTACACCAATGGGAGCTTTGGAAGTAATTTTGTGTCTGCTGGTATACAGACCAGTTTTAGGACTGGTAATCCAACAGGGACTTACCAGAATGGTTATGACAGCACTCAGCAATATGGAAGTAATGTTCCAAATATGCACAATGGTATGAACCAACAGGCATATGCATATCCTGCTACTGCAGCTGCGCCTATGATTGGTTATCCAATGCCAACAGGATATTCTCAATAA
- the DDX5 gene encoding probable ATP-dependent RNA helicase DDX5 isoform X1: MSGYSSDRDRGRDRGFGAPRFGGSRAGPLSGKKFGNPGEKLVKKKWNLDELPKFEKNFYQEHPDLARRTAQEVETYRRSKEITVRGHNCPKPVLNFYEANFPANVMDVIARQNFTEPTAIQAQGWPVALSGLDMVGVAQTGSGKTLSYLLPAIVHINHQPFLERGDGPICLVLAPTRELAQQVQQVAAEYCRACRLKSTCIYGGAPKGPQIRDLERGVEICIATPGRLIDFLECGKTNLRRTTYLVLDEADRMLDMGFEPQIRKIVDQIRPDRQTLMWSATWPKEVRQLAEDFLKDYIHINIGALELSANHNILQIVDVCHDVEKDEKLIRLMEEIMSEKENKTIVFVETKRRCDELTRKMRRDGWPAMGIHGDKSQQERDWVLNEFKHGKAPILIATDVASRGLDVEDVKFVINYDYPNSSEDYIHRIGRTARSTKTGTAYTFFTPNNIKQVSDLISVLREANQAINPKLLQLVEDRGSGRSRGRGGMKDDRRDRYSAGKRGGFNTFRDRENYDRGYSSLLKRDFGAKTQNGVYSAANYTNGSFGSNFVSAGIQTSFRTGNPTGTYQNGYDSTQQYGSNVPNMHNGMNQQAYAYPATAAAPMIGYPMPTGYSQ, from the exons ATGTCGGGTTATTCGAGTGACCGAGACCGCGGCCGGGATCGAGG gtttgGTGCCCCTCGATTTGGAGGAAGTAGGGCAGGGCCCTTATCTGGAAAGAAGTTTGGAAACCCTGGGGAGAAACTGGTTAAAAAGAAGTGGAATCTTGATGAGCTGCCCAAATTTGAGAAGAATTTTTATCAGGAACACCCTGATTTGGCTAGGCGTACAGCA CAAGAGGTAGAGACATACAGAAGAAGCAAGGAAATTACAGTCAGAGGTCACAACTGTCCAAAGCCAGTACTGAATTTTTATGAAGCGAACTTCCCTG CAAACGTCATGGATGTGATTGCAAGGCAGAACTTTACTGAACCTACAGCTATTCAAGCTCAGGGATGGCCAGTTGCTCTAAGTGGATTGGATATGGTTGGGGTAGCACAAACTGGATCTGGGAAGACATTGTCT TATTTGCTGCCTGCCATTGTCCACATCAATCATCAGCCATTTCTAGAGAGAGGTGATGGGCCTATT TGCTTGGTGCTGGCACCAACTCGGGAACTGGCCCAACAGGTACAGCAAGTAGCTGCTGAATACTGTAGAGCATGTCGCTTGAAGTCCACTTGTATTTATGGTGGTGCTCCCAAGGGACCACAGATACGTGATTTGGAGAGAG GTGTGGAGATCTGTATTGCAACACCTGGAAGACTGATTGACTTCTTAGAATGTGGGAAAACCAATCTAAGAAGAACCACCTACCTTGTCCTTGATGAAGCAGATAGAATGCTTGATATGGGATTCGAACCCCAAATAAGGAAGATTGTGGATCAGATAAGA CCTGATAGGCAAACCCTAATGTGGAGTGCTACTTGGCCAAAAGAAGTAAGACAGCTTGCTGAAGATTTCTTGAAAGACTATATTCATATAAACATTGGTGCACTAGAACTGAGTGCAAATCACAACATTCTTCAGATTGTGGATGTGTGTCATGACGTAGAAAAGGATGAAAA gCTTATTCGTTTAATGGAAGAGATCATGAGTGAGAAGGAGAATAAAACCATTGTTTTCGTTGAAACCAAAAGAAGATGTGATGAACTCACTAGAAAAATGAGGAGAGATGG GTGGCCTGCCATGGGTATCCATGGTGACAAGAGTCAGCAGGAGCGTGACTGGGTTCTAAATG aaTTCAAACATGGAAAGGCTCCTATTCTGATTGCTACAGATGTGGCCTCCAGAGGGCTAG ATGTGGAAGATGTGAAATTTGTCATCAATTATGACTACCCTAACTCCTCAGAGGATTATATTCATCGAATTGGAAGAACTGCTCGCAGTACCAAAACAGGCACAGCATACACTTTCTTTACACCTAATAACATAAAGCAAGTGAGCGACCTTATCTCTGTGCTTCGTGAAGCTAATCAAGCAATTAATCCCAAATTGCTTCAGTTGGTCGAAGACAGAGGTTCAG GTCGTTCCAGGGGTAGAGGAGGCATGAAGGATGACCGTCGGGACAGATACTCTGCGGGCAAAAGGGGTGGATTTAATACATTTAGAGACAGGGAAAATTATGACCGAGGTTACTCTAGTCTGCTTAAGAGAGATTTTGGGGCAAAAACTCAAAATGGTGTTTACAGTGCTGCAAATTACACCAATGGGAGCTTTGGAAGTAATTTTGTGTCTGCTGGTATACAGACCAGTTTTAGGACTGGTAATCCAACAGGGACTTACCAGAATGGTTATGACAGCACTCAGCAATATGGAAGTAATGTTCCAAATATGCACAATGGTATGAACCAACAGGCATATGCATATCCTGCTACTGCAGCTGCGCCTATGATTGGTTATCCAATGCCAACAGGATATTCTCAATAA